In one window of Fimbriimonadaceae bacterium DNA:
- a CDS encoding redoxin domain-containing protein, whose translation MRQTKTLAIAAMVALLVAGCGKDPSTEASATPETQGRTVPTLASLAKDGPAFLYFAKKDCGSNSRAIPLVQSVYKPYEGKVKMLAVVNTSEEAYPAWSKRYGTTLELLPDEALELVREMGFRESQHLVVVEKGGQAREIPGGFSREALVALNNALAAEAGVPPAQLDLSDAPDGAAFG comes from the coding sequence ATGCGACAAACCAAGACTCTTGCAATTGCGGCGATGGTGGCGCTGCTGGTCGCCGGTTGCGGAAAGGACCCGTCGACGGAGGCGTCCGCAACGCCGGAGACCCAGGGCCGCACGGTGCCGACCTTGGCGTCTCTCGCGAAGGACGGGCCCGCGTTCCTCTACTTTGCGAAGAAGGACTGTGGCTCAAATTCGCGGGCGATCCCGCTTGTGCAGAGCGTCTACAAGCCCTACGAGGGCAAGGTGAAGATGCTCGCCGTGGTGAACACGAGCGAGGAGGCCTACCCCGCGTGGAGCAAGCGCTATGGCACGACGCTCGAGCTTCTTCCCGACGAGGCCCTGGAGCTGGTGCGCGAAATGGGTTTTCGGGAGTCGCAGCACTTGGTGGTCGTCGAGAAGGGCGGCCAAGCCCGCGAGATTCCCGGCGGTTTCAGCCGCGAGGCGCTGGTGGCCCTCAACAACGCGCTTGCCGCCGAGGCCGGGGTTCCCCCCGCCCAGCTTGACTTGAGCGACGCGCCCGATGGCGCCGCCTTTGGCTGA
- the mntR gene encoding manganese-binding transcriptional regulator MntR, translating into MARTTTLNGFARARAAHAKETAEDYLEMVEELREEQGEARAVDLARAMEVSHTTATKVLARLEREGLVTSRPYRGVVPTEAGRKIAEESRERHEVVVAFLKRLGVPDAEAEADAEGIEHHVGQATLLAIRRFLTG; encoded by the coding sequence ATGGCCCGAACGACGACCTTGAACGGCTTCGCCCGAGCCCGTGCCGCGCACGCGAAGGAGACCGCCGAGGATTACCTCGAGATGGTCGAGGAGCTGCGCGAGGAGCAGGGCGAGGCGCGCGCGGTGGACCTTGCCCGCGCCATGGAGGTCAGCCACACGACCGCCACCAAAGTGTTGGCGCGCCTCGAGCGCGAGGGGTTGGTGACCTCGCGCCCTTACCGCGGCGTCGTGCCGACGGAAGCGGGCCGCAAGATCGCGGAGGAGTCGCGGGAGCGGCACGAGGTGGTCGTGGCGTTCCTCAAGCGTTTGGGCGTGCCGGACGCCGAGGCTGAGGCCGACGCGGAGGGTATCGAGCACCATGTGGGGCAGGCGACCCTTCTCGCCATCCGCCGCTTCCTCACCGGATAG
- a CDS encoding ferrous iron transport protein A, giving the protein MAMEAGTVASIPLSALLPGEAGTIVRVGLVGPERRALLDLGFVPGTVVERIFQSPLGDPTAFRLRSTVVALRRSQAEAIEVQRCKS; this is encoded by the coding sequence ATGGCTATGGAAGCTGGCACCGTGGCGTCGATCCCGCTGAGCGCGCTCTTGCCGGGCGAGGCGGGAACGATCGTGCGCGTCGGCCTGGTCGGACCCGAGCGGCGCGCGTTGCTCGACCTCGGTTTCGTGCCCGGCACCGTGGTCGAACGCATCTTTCAAAGCCCGCTGGGCGACCCGACCGCGTTTCGCCTGCGGTCGACCGTCGTGGCGCTCCGACGCAGCCAGGCAGAAGCCATCGAGGTTCAGCGATGCAAGAGCTGA
- a CDS encoding 50S ribosome-binding GTPase — protein sequence MQELKIADPAPGACGGCTRCPSGAFERAGMDTRGADAVIALAGNPNTGKSTVFNALTGLRQRVGNWPGKTVVRAEGAFQAGGTKFRLVDLPGTYSLLSNSPDEEIARDFLLFGQPDVTVVVVDATALERNLNLVLQVLEITPRVVVALNLMDEAERNGLKIDHRSLARDLGVPVVPMAARQGKGITELTSTVVGVLDGEIACAPHRVLRYDEDTENAIAEISEALLAEYPNLPNAHWVALRLLEGDASIQRELDEGTLGRISHPAEGMPEARDA from the coding sequence ATGCAAGAGCTGAAGATCGCCGATCCCGCCCCCGGCGCCTGTGGCGGCTGTACGCGCTGCCCCTCCGGCGCCTTCGAACGCGCCGGGATGGACACCCGTGGCGCCGACGCCGTGATCGCCCTTGCGGGCAACCCGAACACGGGCAAGAGCACGGTCTTCAACGCGCTCACCGGGCTGCGCCAACGCGTGGGCAACTGGCCGGGGAAGACCGTGGTGCGCGCCGAGGGTGCGTTCCAGGCGGGCGGCACGAAGTTCCGACTCGTCGATCTGCCCGGCACGTACTCCCTCCTTTCCAACAGCCCCGACGAGGAGATCGCCCGCGACTTCCTCCTTTTCGGCCAGCCCGATGTGACCGTGGTCGTGGTGGACGCCACGGCGCTCGAACGCAACCTGAACCTCGTGCTCCAAGTGCTTGAGATCACGCCGCGCGTGGTGGTGGCCCTGAACCTGATGGACGAGGCCGAGCGCAACGGGCTGAAGATCGATCACCGCTCTCTTGCCCGAGATCTCGGCGTGCCCGTCGTGCCGATGGCCGCGCGCCAAGGCAAGGGCATCACCGAACTCACGAGCACCGTGGTCGGCGTCCTCGACGGCGAGATCGCCTGCGCCCCCCACCGCGTGCTCCGCTACGACGAGGACACCGAGAACGCGATTGCGGAGATCTCCGAGGCTCTGCTGGCCGAGTATCCGAACCTGCCGAACGCCCATTGGGTGGCGCTGCGCCTGCTCGAGGGCGATGCGAGCATCCAAAGGGAGCTCGACGAGGGGACGCTGGGCCGCATCAGTCATCCCGCCGAAGGCATGCCGGAGGCAAGAGACGCTTGA
- a CDS encoding DUF1080 domain-containing protein: protein MLAALLFFASADKIFDGKTLNGWEVVGGGQWTVDGGVLKGHCAQADEQGVLIYEKPVRDFEANLEFRISGGNSGFYFRAERIKEQPLVKGFQAEIDAIEDVGGIWETAGRGWVFKPNAEVHAKAKFTPGQWTKMEVSAVGSHYTVRLNGATITDIDDPQGRKEGVVALQLHGGMDMTVEFRNIYLTRRN, encoded by the coding sequence ATGCTCGCAGCTTTGCTCTTTTTCGCCAGCGCCGACAAGATCTTCGACGGCAAGACTTTGAACGGATGGGAGGTCGTTGGCGGCGGCCAATGGACCGTCGACGGAGGCGTTCTGAAAGGGCACTGCGCCCAGGCCGACGAGCAGGGGGTGCTGATCTACGAGAAGCCCGTCCGCGACTTCGAGGCGAACCTCGAGTTCCGGATCTCCGGCGGCAACAGCGGCTTCTACTTCCGTGCCGAGCGGATCAAGGAACAACCCCTGGTCAAGGGGTTCCAGGCGGAAATCGACGCCATCGAGGACGTGGGTGGCATCTGGGAGACCGCGGGGCGAGGCTGGGTGTTCAAGCCAAACGCCGAGGTCCACGCGAAGGCGAAATTCACCCCGGGGCAGTGGACGAAGATGGAGGTGAGCGCGGTCGGCAGCCACTACACGGTGAGGCTCAACGGCGCGACGATCACCGACATCGACGATCCGCAGGGCCGCAAGGAGGGTGTAGTGGCGCTCCAACTGCACGGCGGGATGGACATGACCGTGGAGTTCCGGAACATCTACCTGACGCGTAGGAACTAA
- a CDS encoding YwiC-like family protein — translation MIGAPLLLGLLVAPSPAGGWVALGALGMFLARQPLKIAGKDLVQGKRFPRTRWAFGFGVGLLCVALGALAFAIAGSSKPLWLPLLVLGVLSCIQFGHDVMGRGRSAVPEVAGACAAATFAPLIALAGGVWEREAWLLGAVLALHALLAVVYVSSRLALVRGGSPSVPAVWVLAAGATALAAAMVALGWARWPLLAAFAVLAGRALWGVSRWRAEVRPQVVGFQETGYALGLVLSTALFAGIASSA, via the coding sequence TTGATCGGCGCACCGTTGCTTCTTGGGCTGCTTGTGGCGCCCTCGCCCGCCGGAGGGTGGGTGGCACTGGGGGCGTTGGGTATGTTCCTTGCCCGCCAGCCGCTCAAGATCGCCGGCAAGGACCTGGTGCAGGGCAAACGCTTCCCTCGAACGCGGTGGGCCTTTGGCTTCGGTGTGGGACTGCTTTGCGTCGCACTCGGTGCGCTGGCGTTCGCCATTGCTGGGAGTTCGAAGCCGTTGTGGTTGCCCCTTCTGGTGCTGGGCGTCCTCTCGTGCATCCAGTTCGGCCACGACGTGATGGGTCGGGGCCGAAGCGCCGTGCCGGAGGTTGCCGGGGCGTGCGCCGCCGCGACTTTCGCTCCCTTGATCGCCCTGGCAGGCGGGGTGTGGGAGCGGGAGGCGTGGCTCCTCGGAGCGGTGCTTGCCCTGCACGCGCTGCTGGCCGTCGTCTACGTGTCATCGCGCCTCGCGCTCGTCCGGGGTGGTTCGCCGTCCGTGCCTGCCGTCTGGGTGCTTGCAGCGGGAGCCACGGCCCTGGCGGCGGCGATGGTGGCTTTGGGGTGGGCCCGCTGGCCGCTTCTGGCGGCCTTCGCGGTGCTTGCGGGTCGCGCGCTGTGGGGCGTTTCTCGGTGGCGGGCGGAGGTTCGGCCGCAGGTCGTGGGGTTCCAGGAGACCGGCTACGCGTTGGGGTTGGTGCTCTCGACGGCTCTGTTCGCCGGGATCGCGTCGTCTGCGTAG
- a CDS encoding alpha-L-fucosidase, which translates to MISLLFSLPFPPNEPPVARDVPPVEAGEFGALEASQEWTRPSDPLVLKKLEEWQDRKLGILLHWGTYSQWGIVESWSLVTTRHPWNNRPAPYANLDDRAYMKVVEELATTFNPVRFDPDKWARAFEDAGVKYVFSMTKHHDGFCMWDTKQTEYKITAPFVPFHSDPRADTVKRMTEAFRKRGLSSGLYFSKADWHSPHYWLPELGPGSGQGPNYEPSQHPDEWQKFKEFTWRQVEELMTGYGRQDVLWLDGGAVRPPNAAIDMDGLAAMARKHQPGLLVVDRTVGGANENYVTPEGSIPDHYLPYPWETCMPMGTSWPWRPNDDFKSVGTLVRNLCRIVARGGNYLIGIGPDGSGEFDPVVYERLKGLGEWMRSNGEAIYATRPLAPYEDGPCVFTRAKDGTIYALVLAGNDTEGLPESVVLPKEIASRVSRAELVGKGPLRLGADGRLVFPSGIRDDSRGGSAWAVRLTPKD; encoded by the coding sequence GTGATCTCACTCCTTTTCAGCCTCCCCTTTCCGCCAAACGAGCCCCCGGTGGCGCGCGACGTGCCGCCGGTCGAGGCCGGAGAGTTCGGCGCCCTGGAGGCGAGCCAGGAGTGGACGCGCCCCAGCGATCCCCTCGTCCTGAAGAAGCTGGAGGAGTGGCAGGACCGAAAGCTGGGCATTCTCCTCCACTGGGGGACCTACAGCCAGTGGGGGATCGTCGAGTCGTGGAGCCTGGTCACCACGCGCCACCCTTGGAACAACCGTCCCGCACCCTACGCGAACCTTGACGACCGCGCGTACATGAAGGTGGTCGAGGAGCTTGCCACCACCTTCAACCCGGTCCGGTTCGATCCCGACAAGTGGGCGCGCGCCTTTGAGGATGCGGGCGTGAAGTACGTGTTCTCGATGACGAAGCACCACGACGGCTTCTGCATGTGGGACACGAAGCAGACGGAGTACAAGATCACCGCACCCTTCGTGCCGTTCCACAGCGACCCGCGCGCCGACACGGTCAAGCGGATGACGGAAGCATTTCGCAAGCGAGGGCTCAGCTCCGGGCTCTACTTCTCGAAGGCGGACTGGCACAGCCCCCACTACTGGTTGCCCGAACTCGGACCGGGCAGCGGGCAAGGCCCCAACTACGAACCTTCGCAGCACCCGGACGAATGGCAGAAGTTCAAAGAGTTCACTTGGAGGCAGGTGGAGGAGCTGATGACGGGCTACGGAAGGCAGGATGTGCTTTGGCTGGACGGCGGGGCCGTCCGTCCTCCCAACGCGGCGATCGATATGGACGGCCTCGCGGCGATGGCGCGCAAGCACCAGCCCGGCCTGCTGGTGGTGGACCGCACCGTGGGCGGAGCGAACGAGAACTACGTGACGCCGGAGGGGTCGATTCCCGACCACTATCTGCCGTACCCCTGGGAGACGTGCATGCCGATGGGCACCTCGTGGCCGTGGCGCCCAAACGACGACTTCAAGAGCGTGGGCACGCTGGTGCGCAACCTGTGCCGGATCGTGGCGCGGGGCGGGAACTACCTGATCGGCATCGGTCCCGATGGGAGCGGCGAGTTCGATCCCGTCGTGTACGAGAGATTGAAGGGCCTCGGGGAATGGATGAGGTCGAACGGCGAGGCGATCTATGCCACGCGTCCGCTCGCTCCGTACGAGGACGGTCCGTGCGTGTTCACCCGGGCGAAGGACGGAACGATCTATGCGCTCGTGCTGGCAGGGAACGACACGGAAGGCCTCCCGGAATCGGTGGTTCTGCCCAAGGAGATCGCGTCGAGAGTGTCTCGCGCCGAGCTGGTGGGGAAGGGTCCGCTCCGATTGGGCGCGGATGGACGCCTCGTGTTCCCGTCCGGCATTCGGGACGACAGTCGGGGCGGATCGGCCTGGGCGGTCCGGTTGACGCCGAAGGATTAG
- a CDS encoding prepilin-type N-terminal cleavage/methylation domain-containing protein: MKRAFTLIELLVVIAIIAILAAILFPVFAQAKTAAKKAVSISNQKQIGLAVIMYASDYDDIYPRNDDCILNGALNTALNTFAPGSDPSSRCNGSDAAHPYAFRVNHYKWQAWVLPYTKNVALFFHPAIDKNAANWDKNGEIMNSYALNLALTGALNTWPNYSGNGAWRDPFLGGTSTAIPYPAEGWLIMELVDPTVSFAPVFLDSSSGTSHRTAYPFAIREAWATKFYTIDTNCNVSNQLDNSKVPFAGAINLSFADGHTKSISIGQFLAKTPSAAEYQVSSRPACGLGSGAWTVSAKPVWTQSWPLWSLQ, from the coding sequence ATGAAACGTGCCTTTACCCTCATCGAATTGCTTGTCGTGATCGCGATCATCGCGATTCTGGCGGCCATCCTCTTCCCGGTTTTCGCTCAAGCCAAGACCGCGGCGAAGAAGGCCGTCTCCATCTCCAACCAGAAGCAGATCGGTCTGGCCGTCATCATGTACGCGTCGGATTACGACGATATCTATCCTCGGAACGACGACTGCATCTTGAACGGCGCCCTGAACACGGCTCTCAACACCTTCGCGCCTGGCTCGGACCCCTCGTCCCGGTGCAACGGGAGCGATGCGGCCCACCCCTACGCGTTCCGCGTCAACCACTACAAGTGGCAGGCATGGGTGTTGCCCTACACCAAGAACGTCGCGCTCTTCTTCCACCCGGCGATCGACAAGAACGCCGCCAACTGGGACAAGAACGGCGAAATCATGAACTCGTACGCGCTCAACCTCGCATTGACGGGCGCCCTGAACACCTGGCCCAACTACTCGGGCAACGGGGCGTGGCGGGATCCCTTCCTCGGTGGAACCAGCACGGCCATTCCCTACCCGGCCGAGGGCTGGCTGATCATGGAACTGGTTGACCCGACGGTCAGCTTCGCGCCGGTGTTCCTCGACAGCTCGAGCGGCACCTCGCACCGCACCGCCTACCCGTTCGCGATCCGCGAGGCCTGGGCGACCAAGTTCTACACCATCGACACCAACTGCAACGTCTCGAACCAGTTGGACAACTCGAAGGTGCCCTTCGCGGGTGCGATCAACCTGAGCTTTGCGGACGGGCACACGAAGTCCATCTCGATCGGCCAGTTCCTGGCGAAGACGCCCTCCGCCGCCGAGTACCAAGTCAGTTCCCGCCCCGCGTGCGGACTGGGAAGCGGCGCGTGGACGGTTTCCGCGAAGCCGGTTTGGACGCAGTCGTGGCCGCTTTGGTCGCTCCAGTAA
- a CDS encoding metallophosphoesterase, translating into MKRLVAFVALCSVAACSPAQKWSFVVAGDGRADTRTERPEDKDGINVVIGSEIAQAVLAEKAKFLVWTGDLVSGYVKDPAEAESQLRAWVRMMKPVYDAKIPVLPCRGNHDAGDVDSAAIWNKVFSGERALPMNGPAAEKGLTYYYGKGDVLMIALDQYGARKEEIEQPWLDGVLARYRKPFIFAFSHEPAFMDGAHKDTMDANPVARDRFWNSLIDAGSRVYFGGHDHLYDHMTIVREGSQPGPVLHQVTAGTAGAPFYKKGDYTGKNEGWKLTRVKNITDTYGYVLVTIDGNTATVTFKGRVAPGKYVAMDTFSFTGSRRAGR; encoded by the coding sequence ATGAAACGCTTGGTCGCCTTCGTCGCCCTGTGCAGCGTGGCCGCTTGCTCCCCCGCCCAGAAGTGGAGTTTCGTCGTAGCGGGCGACGGTCGAGCCGACACGCGCACCGAGCGACCCGAGGACAAGGACGGCATCAACGTCGTCATCGGCAGCGAGATCGCCCAAGCGGTGCTGGCTGAAAAGGCGAAGTTCCTCGTGTGGACGGGGGACCTCGTCTCGGGATACGTCAAAGACCCTGCCGAGGCCGAGTCCCAGCTTCGCGCGTGGGTACGCATGATGAAGCCGGTGTACGACGCCAAGATTCCCGTGCTGCCGTGCCGAGGGAACCACGACGCGGGCGACGTCGACTCCGCGGCGATTTGGAACAAGGTGTTCTCGGGCGAGCGGGCGTTGCCGATGAACGGGCCCGCCGCGGAGAAGGGGCTTACCTACTACTACGGGAAGGGCGACGTGCTGATGATCGCCTTGGATCAGTACGGGGCCCGCAAAGAAGAGATCGAGCAGCCTTGGCTCGACGGGGTGCTGGCCAGGTACCGGAAGCCCTTCATTTTCGCCTTCTCTCACGAACCGGCCTTCATGGATGGCGCGCACAAGGACACCATGGACGCCAATCCCGTGGCGCGGGACCGGTTTTGGAACAGCCTCATCGATGCTGGCTCGCGGGTCTACTTCGGGGGGCACGACCACCTGTACGACCACATGACGATCGTGCGCGAGGGGTCCCAACCCGGTCCCGTGTTGCACCAGGTCACCGCCGGGACCGCCGGCGCCCCGTTCTATAAGAAGGGCGACTACACGGGCAAGAACGAAGGCTGGAAGCTGACGCGCGTGAAGAACATCACCGACACGTACGGCTACGTGCTGGTCACCATCGACGGCAACACGGCGACCGTCACCTTCAAGGGGCGCGTCGCGCCAGGCAAGTACGTGGCCATGGACACCTTTTCCTTTACCGGATCGAGGCGCGCCGGCCGCTGA
- a CDS encoding alpha-L-fucosidase produces MSALLAIALVAVLTPQASPDPYANETAAQRDARMKWFREARFGMFIHWGVYSVPAGVYDGKPIGGIGEWIMHQARIPVDRYRAYAKEFNPTRYDAEKWVRIAKDAGMKYIVITSKHHDGFAMFDSKASDWNIVKATPFGRDPLQELAAACQREGIRLGFYYSQAQDWNNGGSAAGGHWDPKQDRDMTEYIQKVAVPQVKEILTHYGKISVLWWDTPYEMTKERADLLLPLLKLQPGIITNNRLGGGYMGDTETPEQFVPATGYPGRDWETCMTMNDTWGFKSTDHNWKSSETLIRTLIDIASKGGNFLLNVGPTSLGEIPAPSVERLAAVGAWMKQNGSAIYATTASPFKKLSWGRCTKVLGKDGAALYLHVFDWPTNGKLLVPGLRSPVGGASLLVGGTKLACRNTAEGVEVDVPAQAPDKVSTTIQLMVKGALVVEQPELVLKLEGTLALSPDDATLHGGLQSEQRGGKPNLGFWTDPKDTAEWTFTAPRAGNVAATTEIAAPASAAFEVTLGGKTVRFDSPATGSYDTYQTVNLGTFPVVAGKNTLVVRPVAQGWKPMNLRAIQLKIMPACPTPR; encoded by the coding sequence ATGAGTGCGCTTTTGGCCATTGCGCTGGTCGCTGTCCTGACCCCCCAAGCGAGCCCCGACCCGTACGCCAACGAGACCGCCGCCCAGCGCGACGCCCGCATGAAGTGGTTCCGAGAAGCGCGCTTCGGCATGTTCATCCATTGGGGCGTCTACTCCGTCCCGGCCGGCGTCTACGACGGCAAGCCCATCGGCGGCATCGGGGAGTGGATCATGCACCAGGCCCGCATCCCGGTGGACCGCTATCGCGCGTACGCCAAGGAGTTCAACCCGACCCGGTACGACGCCGAGAAGTGGGTGCGCATCGCCAAGGACGCGGGCATGAAGTACATCGTGATCACGTCCAAGCACCACGACGGGTTCGCGATGTTCGATTCGAAGGCGTCGGACTGGAACATCGTGAAGGCCACCCCGTTCGGGCGGGACCCGCTCCAAGAGCTTGCCGCCGCGTGCCAGCGCGAGGGCATCCGGCTCGGTTTCTACTACAGCCAAGCCCAGGACTGGAACAATGGCGGCTCGGCGGCGGGCGGTCACTGGGATCCCAAACAAGACCGCGACATGACCGAGTACATCCAGAAGGTCGCCGTGCCGCAGGTCAAGGAGATCCTGACCCACTACGGCAAGATCTCGGTGCTCTGGTGGGACACCCCTTACGAGATGACCAAGGAGCGCGCCGATCTCCTTCTTCCCCTCCTCAAGCTCCAGCCCGGGATCATCACCAACAACCGGCTCGGAGGGGGCTACATGGGCGACACGGAGACCCCGGAACAGTTCGTCCCGGCGACCGGCTATCCCGGCCGCGACTGGGAGACCTGCATGACCATGAACGACACATGGGGCTTCAAGAGCACGGACCACAACTGGAAATCGAGCGAGACCCTCATCCGCACCCTGATCGATATCGCCAGCAAAGGCGGCAATTTCTTGCTCAATGTCGGCCCAACCTCGCTCGGCGAAATTCCCGCTCCCTCCGTCGAGCGGCTCGCGGCGGTCGGTGCGTGGATGAAACAGAACGGCTCGGCGATCTACGCGACCACCGCAAGTCCGTTCAAGAAGCTGTCATGGGGCCGGTGCACCAAGGTGCTCGGCAAGGATGGCGCGGCGCTGTACCTCCACGTGTTCGACTGGCCGACGAACGGGAAGCTGCTCGTGCCGGGCCTTCGGTCCCCGGTCGGAGGCGCCTCGCTGCTGGTGGGGGGAACGAAACTGGCTTGCCGCAACACGGCGGAAGGGGTCGAGGTCGACGTGCCGGCCCAGGCGCCCGACAAGGTTTCCACCACGATCCAGCTCATGGTGAAAGGCGCGTTGGTGGTCGAGCAGCCCGAGCTGGTGCTCAAGTTGGAAGGGACACTGGCGCTGAGTCCCGACGACGCCACCCTGCACGGCGGGTTGCAGTCCGAACAGCGGGGCGGCAAACCCAACCTCGGGTTCTGGACCGATCCCAAGGACACCGCGGAGTGGACGTTCACCGCCCCTCGCGCGGGCAATGTGGCCGCGACCACCGAGATCGCCGCTCCCGCCTCGGCGGCGTTCGAAGTGACGTTGGGCGGCAAGACGGTGCGGTTCGACTCGCCGGCCACCGGCTCGTACGACACGTACCAAACCGTGAATCTCGGAACGTTTCCCGTGGTCGCGGGCAAGAACACCTTGGTCGTCCGCCCCGTGGCGCAGGGGTGGAAGCCCATGAATCTCCGGGCAATCCAACTCAAAATCATGCCCGCATGTCCAACGCCTCGTTGA
- the pip gene encoding prolyl aminopeptidase yields MRDADGRYPPIEPFETGMLDVGDENLVYWERCGNPQGEPVLVVHGGPGSGCSTNQRRAFDPERCQIVLFDQRGCGRSTPHASDPATRMECNTTHHLIADMERLRRHLGIERWLLFGGSWGSALALAYAVRFPERVRQIVLVDVTTGSRSEYDWLYRGVGMFFPEAWERFRAGAQDSDILAGYARLMDSEDPDVRDQAARDWCAWEDAVLSLEPHGSPNPYGDRPDAARLAFVRICAHYAAHAAWLEDDPPWHRLAGIPGTLIHGRLDMSAPARTAWDLAQAWPEATLHLVEDAGHKGSPTMQALLNEALDMRA; encoded by the coding sequence ATGCGCGACGCCGACGGGCGATACCCACCGATCGAGCCGTTCGAAACCGGAATGCTCGACGTGGGCGATGAGAACCTCGTCTATTGGGAGCGGTGCGGAAACCCGCAGGGGGAGCCGGTGCTCGTGGTGCACGGCGGGCCGGGTTCGGGATGTTCGACCAACCAGCGGCGTGCGTTCGATCCGGAGCGGTGCCAGATCGTGCTGTTCGACCAGCGCGGATGCGGGAGGAGCACTCCCCATGCGAGCGATCCGGCCACCCGCATGGAGTGCAACACGACCCACCACCTGATCGCCGACATGGAGCGGCTGCGCCGGCATTTGGGGATCGAGCGGTGGCTTCTGTTCGGAGGCTCGTGGGGGTCGGCGTTGGCGCTCGCCTACGCGGTGAGGTTTCCGGAGAGGGTTCGTCAGATCGTGCTCGTCGATGTGACCACGGGCTCGCGCTCGGAGTACGACTGGCTGTACCGCGGCGTGGGGATGTTCTTCCCCGAGGCGTGGGAACGGTTCCGCGCGGGAGCACAGGACTCGGATATCCTGGCTGGCTACGCCCGCCTGATGGACAGCGAGGACCCCGACGTGAGGGACCAGGCCGCGCGCGACTGGTGCGCGTGGGAGGACGCCGTGCTCTCCCTCGAACCGCACGGGAGTCCAAACCCTTATGGCGACCGCCCCGACGCCGCCCGTCTCGCGTTCGTGCGCATCTGCGCCCACTACGCCGCGCACGCCGCGTGGTTGGAGGACGACCCGCCGTGGCACCGCTTGGCCGGCATCCCCGGGACGCTCATCCACGGGCGTCTGGACATGAGCGCGCCTGCCCGCACCGCGTGGGACCTCGCCCAGGCGTGGCCGGAAGCGACCTTGCACCTCGTGGAGGACGCCGGCCACAAGGGAAGCCCGACCATGCAGGCCCTGCTCAACGAGGCGTTGGACATGCGGGCATGA
- a CDS encoding winged helix DNA-binding domain-containing protein, with protein sequence MSLSKPDVRRALVRHHFAPCATQEEVFERLRSIQFDPIAPVGCNHDLVLQSRVPGYKIGDWQKLAYEDLHIYDGWDKMASLVPYEGWPLRRYIHAVGRRAFEKRIFQDHSDAVEAILKEISDRGPLMPKDFEFQQRREEWKGSWFGPSVTKQTLRALWHAGLIMTSGRVGGQHVYDLAERLVPQPLRDQPLLPENDAIRELVLERHRAMGVVRPAAPSEVWSNQVLSYRKRPAMAELVERGQIVPVEIEGVKAHATPEFLALLDQPSNEPRVVFVAPLDPFMWDRKMTAHLFDFQYIWEIYVPQAKRRWGYYVLPVLFGDELVARVEFWNRDGVLEVREWHFEETRPGKAFWPALEQSVARFMAYASATRTVVRDPIDAEVREVFLRATGSG encoded by the coding sequence GTGTCCCTGTCCAAGCCGGACGTTCGCCGGGCGCTCGTGCGGCACCATTTCGCCCCGTGCGCGACGCAGGAGGAGGTGTTCGAGCGGCTTCGGAGCATCCAGTTCGACCCGATCGCGCCCGTCGGATGCAACCATGACCTCGTGCTGCAGTCCCGCGTCCCGGGCTACAAGATCGGCGATTGGCAGAAGCTCGCGTACGAGGATCTCCACATTTACGATGGCTGGGACAAGATGGCCTCGCTGGTGCCCTACGAGGGCTGGCCCCTGCGGCGGTACATCCACGCCGTGGGTCGGCGCGCGTTCGAGAAACGGATCTTCCAGGACCACAGCGACGCCGTGGAGGCGATCCTCAAGGAGATTTCCGACCGAGGTCCCCTGATGCCGAAGGACTTCGAGTTCCAGCAACGGCGGGAGGAGTGGAAGGGGTCCTGGTTCGGGCCGAGCGTTACCAAACAGACGCTGCGAGCGCTCTGGCACGCCGGGCTGATCATGACGTCGGGGCGCGTGGGCGGCCAGCACGTGTACGACCTTGCCGAGCGGTTGGTTCCGCAACCTCTGCGCGACCAGCCGCTGCTCCCCGAAAACGACGCCATCCGCGAACTGGTGCTCGAGCGGCACCGGGCCATGGGCGTCGTGCGGCCCGCGGCGCCTTCGGAAGTGTGGTCGAACCAAGTGCTGTCCTACCGGAAGCGGCCCGCGATGGCGGAGTTGGTCGAACGCGGCCAGATCGTTCCCGTGGAGATCGAGGGCGTCAAGGCGCACGCGACGCCCGAATTCCTCGCTTTGCTCGACCAGCCCTCGAACGAGCCGCGCGTGGTGTTCGTCGCGCCCCTGGACCCGTTCATGTGGGACCGGAAGATGACCGCGCACCTGTTCGATTTCCAGTACATCTGGGAGATCTACGTGCCGCAGGCGAAGCGCCGGTGGGGCTACTACGTGCTGCCCGTGTTGTTCGGCGACGAGCTGGTGGCGCGAGTGGAGTTCTGGAACCGGGACGGGGTCCTCGAGGTGCGTGAGTGGCACTTCGAGGAGACGCGGCCCGGCAAGGCGTTTTGGCCGGCGTTGGAGCAGTCGGTGGCGCGGTTCATGGCGTACGCCTCGGCCACGCGAACGGTGGTGAGGGATCCGATCGACGCCGAGGTGCGCGAGGTCTTCCTGCGCGCGACGGGGAGTGGGTAG